Within the Deltaproteobacteria bacterium genome, the region TCTGGGAACGCGCAGGGTTGGCCCAGGCCATGTACTCCTCGGGGCCGCCCCAGGGCGTGAGATCCTCCGGGTCTTCGTAGCGCGCGGCGCGAAAGCTCTCGGGCGAGCGCCGCGAGATCTGCTCCACCGGGACCTCATTGTACTCCTCGGCGCCGGTGCGCTCGCGCCATTCCTTGCGCCAGCCGTCCGGACCGCCGGAACCGAAGCCCAGCAGGCCGGTGACGCGGGCGCTGCGCACGAAGCGGTGCAGGTGCGCGGCCATGGGACCGCCGGTGGAATGACCGAAGGCGAGCACGTCGCGTCCCGGCAGGTGCGTGTCGGTGAGCTGCCCGGCGCCCTGCAGGATGGTGTTGAACGTGCACTTGAGGTTCCGGTCCAGGATCTCCTTCACGGGGAGCTCCCGGTCGAGCAGGTAGATCGGCATGCGCTCGGGCACGGGTTCGGTCCACACCCCGCCCGGCGGGTAGTGCCCCGGATAGGTCATGGCCAGGGTTACGAACCCCTGGGACGCCAGCACCCGCGCCAGTCCCGGGCGGCCGTCCGGGGTCGTGTCCATGATGCGTTCGCTGCCCGCGCCCCCGTGAAAGACGACGACGGCCCGGCCGGGGTCCGCCTCCCGCTCCGGCGTGTAAAGCGTGCCGTGGATGTCCCACTCGTAGCCGTTGCGCTCGTAGCGCGCCGTCACCTCGCGGCTCGTGAACCCGATCTCGGGATAGGGGGCGGGCATGGCCAGCCAGCCCTCCCAGTCCATCTTCAGCAACAGTTCGGCCGATCCCAACGCCGCCAGAATGTTCTCTATGGTTCCGCTTCGCGTGCTCATGAAGTGCGGGGATACTACGGCGTGAATCTTCCGGTCAACCCGACAAGCGGCAGGTGCCGGAGACACCACGAAGCATCACGTTCCGACCCGGGCAGAGGGTTCCGTGGGGTCC harbors:
- a CDS encoding alpha/beta fold hydrolase — translated: MSTRSGTIENILAALGSAELLLKMDWEGWLAMPAPYPEIGFTSREVTARYERNGYEWDIHGTLYTPEREADPGRAVVVFHGGAGSERIMDTTPDGRPGLARVLASQGFVTLAMTYPGHYPPGGVWTEPVPERMPIYLLDRELPVKEILDRNLKCTFNTILQGAGQLTDTHLPGRDVLAFGHSTGGPMAAHLHRFVRSARVTGLLGFGSGGPDGWRKEWRERTGAEEYNEVPVEQISRRSPESFRAARYEDPEDLTPWGGPEEYMAWANPARSQMKTSLCDNQHNAAMGILDRYVELTGLPREEYYDHLQDPDPAWLKDTGVLLVVGENDRGHWIRGDRLEDKREMFMGARYAAAARGCHVVLIPRYGHVGYAELHNEKIAHLWLWAAREGFFDG